A stretch of Desulfovulcanus ferrireducens DNA encodes these proteins:
- the rfbB gene encoding dTDP-glucose 4,6-dehydratase, translating into MNILVTGGCGFIGSNFIYYLFEHYSDVKVINLDKLTYAGNLKNLVPIEKKYGDKRYFFIRGCIADRELVPQILKKFQIDAVINFAAESHVDRSINDPAPFITTNINGTQNLLEASRQAGIKRFIQVSTDEVYGSLGPEGLFSEETPLAPNSPYSASKAAADLLARAYYKTYGFPVIITRCSNNYGPFQFPEKLIPLAFLKARQDEPIPIYGDGQNVRDWIYVLDHCQGVDLALQKGEIGRVYNFGGNAEKPNLEVVKAILDFLGKPHTLLKFVQDRPGHDRRYAMDFSLASRELGFKPSVDFKKGLELTLNWYLKHQDWISEVQSGEYQNFMRNWYKDRT; encoded by the coding sequence ATGAATATTCTGGTCACCGGTGGATGTGGGTTTATTGGCTCTAACTTTATTTACTATTTATTCGAACATTATTCAGATGTTAAAGTCATCAACCTTGACAAACTCACTTATGCCGGCAACCTCAAGAATCTGGTTCCAATAGAAAAAAAATATGGTGACAAACGATATTTCTTTATCCGCGGCTGTATTGCTGACCGGGAACTCGTCCCACAGATCCTGAAAAAATTCCAAATTGACGCTGTAATCAACTTTGCCGCTGAATCCCATGTGGATCGATCCATAAATGATCCTGCCCCTTTTATCACCACCAATATCAATGGCACCCAAAATTTATTGGAAGCTTCAAGGCAAGCCGGTATTAAAAGGTTTATTCAGGTTTCCACGGATGAAGTTTACGGCTCCCTTGGACCAGAAGGACTCTTTTCTGAAGAGACCCCCCTCGCCCCTAACAGCCCTTATTCCGCATCCAAGGCTGCAGCGGATCTATTAGCCAGAGCATACTATAAAACCTATGGTTTTCCTGTAATTATCACTCGATGCTCGAACAATTACGGGCCGTTCCAATTTCCGGAGAAATTAATTCCACTGGCCTTTTTAAAAGCCAGGCAAGATGAACCTATCCCAATTTATGGAGACGGACAAAACGTCCGAGACTGGATTTATGTCCTGGACCATTGCCAAGGCGTGGATTTGGCTTTGCAAAAAGGCGAAATTGGGCGTGTTTATAATTTTGGTGGAAATGCAGAAAAGCCTAATCTCGAAGTAGTCAAAGCCATCCTGGACTTTTTAGGTAAACCTCATACCTTACTCAAGTTCGTACAGGACCGGCCCGGCCACGACCGGCGCTATGCAATGGACTTTTCTCTGGCTAGCAGAGAATTAGGCTTTAAGCCCTCGGTTGATTTTAAAAAGGGTTTAGA
- a CDS encoding tRNA (cytidine(34)-2'-O)-methyltransferase: MQIVLFEPEIPPNTGTIARLCAATNTVLNLIEPLGFSLEDKYLKRAGLDYWPHVSLRVWKDWTSFRASLSPEQRLVMTSARKGQNYTRFEFKETDMLVFGPETRGLPEYILDESPYLIRIPIWGKVRSLNLANSASIILYEAYRQIGKI; the protein is encoded by the coding sequence ATGCAGATTGTCCTTTTTGAACCGGAAATACCACCAAATACTGGAACCATTGCCAGGCTGTGTGCTGCTACGAATACTGTTTTGAATCTGATTGAACCGCTCGGTTTTAGCTTGGAGGACAAGTATTTAAAAAGAGCCGGCTTGGATTATTGGCCTCATGTTAGCCTTAGGGTATGGAAGGATTGGACAAGTTTTAGGGCCAGTTTAAGTCCGGAGCAGAGGCTGGTCATGACCAGTGCCCGAAAAGGTCAAAATTATACTCGGTTTGAGTTTAAAGAAACGGATATGCTTGTATTCGGGCCGGAGACCAGGGGCTTGCCCGAGTATATTTTAGATGAGTCCCCCTACCTGATACGGATTCCTATTTGGGGCAAGGTTCGCAGCCTAAATCTTGCTAATTCTGCCTCTATCATTTTGTATGAGGCTTATAGGCAAATAGGAAAGATTTAA
- a CDS encoding FAD-dependent oxidoreductase: MTQRVSLSISPCRNACPIKRPIQRHNVLLHYLAQGIKGNLVDEKAFLTVFDEILHINPLFGVCGYVCGLCEKYCNRKQVDSHVHVRFIERFVFDWYRDKVITGALPAYRPIKPAARIEKKIAIIGGGPAGISAAFFLAKEGYGVSLFEARSRLGGALRFIPSFRLPDEILNFAIDQVISPLGIEIHLNFRPSISSLKKEGYDAILIATGTHLPRPVPPFAQGFEEVENAIDILAAISEGRLDEKKYAGKQVVVIGGSGVAIDAARSLRRYGANAALACLESSDRTSKDGILANEEDEKGGLEEGVAFYYSRGLQNIERQNGKLLLTFSRCTSVYDLKDGQKIFNPQFDPNDLITLEADYVIFGIGQLPDRDYLQELYTDDGRIDVNPHTFQVSGQNIFMAGDVFRIGYASQAINGGKEAAESIKKYLKGKNIQEENKQKYYISLKPLPYTKENIEPKPDQKPECLPVEERLHSFALEQAGFTLDQLIAETGRCLHCGGCENCKGCVTLGFRDELCKMYIIEENCDGCGFCIDVCAVGAITLKEYNSDGLVKKIAEVDTVRCRGCGICQATCPKNGCAVTGYELDRLREQVRQALI, from the coding sequence ATGACTCAGAGAGTTTCATTATCTATTTCTCCATGTAGAAATGCCTGTCCTATCAAAAGACCCATTCAGCGTCACAACGTCCTTCTGCATTATTTAGCTCAAGGTATTAAAGGCAACCTGGTTGATGAAAAAGCTTTTCTCACTGTTTTTGATGAAATTCTTCATATTAACCCACTTTTTGGTGTATGTGGTTATGTCTGTGGCCTTTGTGAAAAATACTGTAACCGGAAACAAGTAGACTCTCATGTTCATGTCAGGTTTATAGAAAGGTTTGTCTTTGACTGGTACAGGGACAAAGTGATCACCGGTGCACTGCCTGCATACAGACCAATCAAGCCTGCTGCGCGTATAGAAAAGAAAATAGCCATTATAGGAGGAGGACCTGCCGGTATTAGTGCGGCCTTCTTTCTGGCCAAAGAAGGATATGGTGTAAGTTTGTTTGAGGCAAGGTCCAGGTTAGGGGGAGCACTTCGCTTTATTCCATCATTCAGACTGCCCGACGAAATTCTTAATTTCGCAATAGACCAGGTCATTAGTCCTTTGGGGATAGAGATTCATTTAAACTTCAGGCCTTCCATTTCCTCATTAAAAAAAGAGGGCTATGATGCTATCCTAATTGCCACCGGAACTCATTTACCCCGGCCTGTGCCCCCATTTGCCCAAGGTTTTGAAGAAGTGGAAAACGCTATCGATATACTGGCTGCTATCAGCGAAGGCCGACTGGATGAAAAGAAATATGCGGGTAAACAGGTGGTAGTTATTGGCGGAAGTGGTGTGGCAATAGATGCTGCACGATCATTACGCCGTTATGGAGCCAATGCGGCCTTAGCCTGTTTGGAATCTAGTGACAGGACATCCAAAGATGGAATCCTGGCCAATGAAGAGGATGAAAAGGGAGGTCTGGAAGAAGGAGTAGCATTTTATTATTCCCGAGGCCTGCAAAACATAGAAAGGCAAAACGGCAAGCTGCTCTTAACCTTTTCTCGTTGCACTTCGGTTTATGATCTCAAAGACGGACAAAAAATATTTAATCCCCAGTTCGATCCCAATGATCTCATCACCCTTGAGGCAGATTATGTAATCTTCGGCATTGGCCAGTTACCTGATAGAGATTATTTACAGGAGCTATATACTGATGACGGACGCATTGATGTTAATCCCCACACCTTTCAGGTATCTGGCCAAAACATTTTTATGGCCGGAGATGTATTTAGAATCGGCTATGCTTCACAAGCTATAAATGGAGGCAAAGAAGCAGCAGAATCCATAAAAAAATATCTAAAGGGAAAAAACATCCAAGAAGAAAATAAACAAAAATATTACATATCACTAAAACCTCTGCCTTATACAAAAGAAAATATTGAACCAAAGCCTGATCAAAAACCTGAATGTTTGCCAGTGGAAGAACGACTACACAGTTTTGCTCTGGAACAGGCGGGTTTTACTTTGGATCAGCTGATTGCAGAAACCGGACGTTGCCTGCATTGCGGCGGATGTGAAAACTGTAAAGGCTGTGTGACGCTAGGATTTCGTGATGAATTATGCAAAATGTATATTATTGAGGAAAATTGTGACGGTTGTGGTTTTTGTATTGATGTTTGTGCGGTAGGCGCAATTACATTAAAAGAGTATAATTCTGACGGATTGGTCAAAAAAATTGCCGAAGTCGATACAGTCCGTTGTCGCGGGTGTGGCATATGCCAGGCCACGTGTCCTAAAAACGGCTGTGCAGTAACGGGCTATGAGCTTGACAGACTAAGAGAACAAGTAAGGCAGGCACTTATTTAG